A window of the Bradyrhizobium ottawaense genome harbors these coding sequences:
- a CDS encoding LysR family transcriptional regulator, with product MDRFDNVRVFAKVVESGSFAGAAAQLSISASMVSHHVKGLEERLGARLLNRTTRKISVTEVGRAYYERCTRVLADLEEADRVAGDMQTTPRGNLRVNATTYFGASCLGPVIADFITRFPDVSVELTLSGRVGDLVDEGFDVAVRLEPLPDSSLIARRLAVYRVVICGAPSYFEKRGMPCKPADLSDHNCLVFTGSSFYRRWHLIDGNTDLRFPPAGNVSSNHPSALLHAALAGHGLMYAPTYVVGEALQAGQLVSVLDDFVPPVTVRALYPHSRHLSTKVRAFVDFLAARFGPEPPCESLGTSSPSKSDPSLMSLLDGKD from the coding sequence ATGGATCGCTTTGACAACGTGCGGGTCTTCGCCAAGGTGGTGGAGAGTGGCAGTTTCGCTGGCGCTGCGGCGCAGCTTAGTATTTCCGCCAGCATGGTCAGCCACCATGTGAAGGGACTTGAAGAGCGGCTCGGTGCGCGGTTGCTGAACCGTACGACGCGCAAGATCAGTGTCACCGAGGTCGGGCGCGCCTATTACGAGCGATGTACGCGGGTGCTGGCGGACCTCGAGGAAGCCGATCGGGTCGCGGGCGACATGCAGACAACCCCGCGGGGCAACTTGCGCGTCAATGCGACTACATACTTCGGCGCGAGTTGTTTAGGACCAGTCATCGCCGATTTCATAACTCGCTTTCCCGACGTTTCGGTCGAATTGACGTTGAGCGGTCGTGTTGGCGATCTGGTCGATGAAGGCTTCGATGTCGCCGTCCGACTCGAGCCGCTTCCGGATTCCAGCCTTATCGCGCGCCGTCTCGCTGTATATCGCGTGGTGATCTGCGGAGCACCGAGTTATTTCGAGAAGCGCGGCATGCCATGCAAGCCGGCCGATCTCTCCGATCATAACTGTCTGGTGTTCACCGGCTCATCTTTTTATCGCCGCTGGCACTTGATAGACGGCAACACCGATTTGCGCTTTCCGCCGGCGGGCAACGTCAGTTCCAACCATCCGTCGGCGCTGCTGCATGCGGCGCTCGCCGGACACGGCCTCATGTATGCGCCGACCTATGTGGTCGGCGAAGCATTGCAGGCGGGACAGCTCGTATCGGTACTTGACGATTTCGTGCCACCCGTGACGGTGCGTGCGCTTTACCCGCATAGTCGGCATCTCTCGACGAAGGTCCGAGCTTTTGTCGACTTTCTCGCGGCACGCTTTGGGCCGGAACCGCCTTGTGAAAGTCTAGGAACATCGTCGCCCTCTAAAAGCGATCCATCTTTGATGTCGCTTTTGGATGGGAAAGACTGA
- a CDS encoding N-acyl homoserine lactonase family protein: MTKLTMTAMNVGPLGGAKNLLVAFAPGNVETPTTSAIVEHPKHGIVLWDTGVNDAVADPERADDYWGSGLPAAFGAERLKREDIVDAQLKKLGISLGDVRYVVYSHLHLDHAGGMSYFPDAVHVVQRDEVRYAMWPDAWTRPMYCQNDFRDIRKLNFLEIDGDFDLFGDGSLKLVKAPGHSPGQQVLVVDLPNRGRICLAADTGHQRDGFENMVPMPWDWSISAMSMTRMRMKQLERSGVPLFFCHDMDDFSKLPQSGQFWD, translated from the coding sequence ATGACGAAACTCACGATGACGGCAATGAATGTCGGCCCTCTCGGCGGCGCAAAGAACCTGTTGGTAGCCTTCGCACCTGGAAACGTCGAAACACCGACAACGTCAGCAATTGTGGAGCACCCCAAGCACGGAATCGTTTTGTGGGACACAGGCGTCAATGACGCTGTCGCCGATCCGGAACGGGCAGACGATTATTGGGGGAGCGGTCTCCCCGCGGCCTTCGGTGCCGAGCGCCTGAAGCGCGAAGATATTGTCGATGCCCAGCTCAAGAAGCTCGGTATTTCCCTCGGAGATGTGCGGTATGTCGTGTATTCGCATCTGCATCTCGATCACGCTGGCGGCATGTCCTATTTTCCCGACGCCGTACATGTTGTGCAGCGGGACGAGGTGCGCTACGCGATGTGGCCCGACGCATGGACGCGTCCCATGTACTGCCAGAACGACTTCCGGGACATTCGCAAGCTGAACTTTCTGGAAATCGACGGCGATTTCGACTTATTCGGGGATGGCTCTCTAAAACTCGTCAAGGCACCGGGGCATTCTCCCGGGCAGCAGGTGCTTGTTGTCGATTTACCGAACCGCGGACGGATCTGCCTCGCTGCAGACACCGGTCACCAGCGCGACGGCTTCGAGAATATGGTCCCAATGCCGTGGGATTGGAGCATCAGCGCGATGTCCATGACGCGCATGCGCATGAAGCAGCTGGAACGCAGCGGAGTCCCATTGTTCTTTTGTCATGACATGGACGACTTTTCGAAGCTTCCGCAAAGCGGTCAGTTTTGGGATTGA
- a CDS encoding DUF1330 domain-containing protein, whose amino-acid sequence MPKGYFFGEFEIADPVGYDAYRAKVPEIISAHGGRILVRGGDPQPLDGLMPQQRRFIIVEFDSPEAVKTFYYSDAYQALLPIRLNVSTGNGFAGLLTGGSHPVKGVGG is encoded by the coding sequence ATGCCCAAGGGATATTTTTTTGGTGAATTCGAAATCGCTGATCCGGTCGGTTATGATGCTTACCGAGCGAAAGTTCCGGAGATCATCTCAGCTCATGGAGGCCGAATTCTCGTGCGCGGCGGAGACCCGCAACCGCTCGATGGCCTTATGCCGCAGCAACGTCGCTTCATTATTGTCGAGTTCGATAGTCCTGAGGCCGTGAAGACATTCTACTACTCCGACGCTTATCAGGCGTTGCTGCCGATCCGGTTAAACGTCAGCACCGGCAATGGGTTTGCGGGCCTGCTGACCGGAGGTAGCCATCCGGTGAAGGGCGTTGGCGGCTGA
- a CDS encoding ABC transporter substrate-binding protein → MLNRRKFVGAGLSALVAGKVRVASAQDANTIKIGLITDMSGIYKDSEGPASVACATLAIQEFTAANQQVNVELIVGDHQNKADIGVGIIREWFDRQGVDIITDVGNSAVALGARTIVEERDKISIVTSAGSSDLTGKGCSPNQLHWSYDTWCLAHSIATAISQFGGKRWFFVTADYAFGHAAQKDVTRFVEAAGGTVIGSVAHPPGASDYASFLLQAQAAKPDVIVFANAGADLTNCMRQSQEFGIATSGIRFVAMGGFITDILGMGLPVAKGLSLTETFYWDLNDRTRAFMKRLQPSLPEGVFPNMSHAGNYSGLSHYLKAVKQLGVTRAKASGRYTIDTMKKMPTDDDCFGPGSIRADVRKIHPAYLLAAKDPSDSKGRGDAYDLLATIPAEQAFRPMSEGGCPLMKT, encoded by the coding sequence ATGTTGAATCGCCGAAAATTCGTGGGAGCCGGTTTGAGTGCCCTTGTGGCCGGAAAGGTTCGTGTCGCTTCTGCCCAGGACGCTAACACAATCAAAATTGGCCTGATCACCGACATGAGTGGCATCTACAAAGATAGCGAAGGTCCTGCCAGTGTAGCGTGTGCCACACTCGCCATTCAGGAGTTTACGGCCGCAAATCAACAGGTCAACGTCGAACTGATCGTCGGCGACCATCAAAATAAGGCGGACATTGGCGTAGGAATTATACGCGAATGGTTCGATCGGCAGGGCGTCGACATAATTACTGACGTCGGCAACAGTGCCGTCGCGCTCGGTGCTCGCACTATAGTCGAGGAAAGGGACAAGATTTCGATCGTTACATCGGCAGGAAGTTCCGATCTGACGGGAAAGGGTTGCAGCCCAAATCAACTGCATTGGAGCTATGACACCTGGTGTCTCGCACACTCGATCGCGACGGCAATTTCTCAATTCGGTGGGAAGAGGTGGTTCTTTGTCACGGCCGACTACGCTTTCGGACATGCCGCGCAAAAGGATGTGACCAGATTTGTTGAGGCTGCGGGTGGAACTGTTATTGGCTCGGTCGCGCATCCGCCCGGCGCTTCCGACTATGCATCCTTTTTACTGCAAGCCCAGGCCGCGAAGCCGGATGTTATCGTGTTCGCAAATGCTGGAGCCGACTTGACCAATTGCATGAGGCAATCGCAGGAATTCGGCATCGCAACGAGCGGAATTCGTTTTGTCGCAATGGGCGGCTTTATCACTGACATTCTCGGGATGGGACTTCCGGTCGCCAAAGGATTGTCGCTCACCGAAACATTCTATTGGGACTTAAACGACCGGACTCGCGCTTTCATGAAACGGTTGCAGCCTTCGCTGCCCGAGGGCGTATTTCCGAATATGAGTCACGCTGGAAATTATTCCGGGCTTTCGCATTATCTCAAAGCGGTGAAGCAACTGGGGGTGACGCGCGCCAAGGCCTCAGGCCGCTATACAATTGATACGATGAAGAAGATGCCGACAGACGACGATTGCTTCGGGCCGGGGTCGATCCGTGCAGACGTCCGAAAGATCCACCCGGCCTATCTGCTTGCAGCAAAGGATCCCAGCGATAGTAAGGGTCGGGGCGACGCATATGACCTGTTGGCGACAATTCCAGCTGAACAGGCGTTCCGTCCCATGAGTGAGGGCGGTTGTCCGCTCATGAAGACCTGA
- a CDS encoding NAD(P)/FAD-dependent oxidoreductase — MTQGPVVIVGAGHAGFQVAASLRQLGFADSVLIINDEAHLPYQRPPLSKAYITGAAGPESLFFRPEKFYADQKIELVSDRATAIDRAARKVKLASRGVLDYSHLVLATGARNRLIELPNANLVDVKYLRTLDESEALRACIGSHQRVVVIGAGFIGLEFAATARIKGLEVDVIELASRVMARAVTAEVSDYFLERHRVAGIRIHLGVTATGIEAARGRVTGVSLSDGRHLPADLVVVGVGVLPNVELAAEAGLPVASGIIVDENLLTPDPNISAIGDCTLFASQRFGGRQRLESVQNATDHARCVAARLTGDDKSYDGEPWFWSDQGDDKLQIAGLTAGYDRVVLRGEQAQKAFSAFCYKGDKLLGIESINRPGDHMFGRRLLGMHRSISPEQAADRGFDLKKVLA, encoded by the coding sequence ATGACGCAAGGACCCGTCGTGATCGTCGGGGCCGGGCATGCAGGCTTTCAGGTTGCCGCCTCGCTGCGCCAGCTCGGTTTCGCCGATTCCGTGCTGATTATAAATGACGAAGCGCATCTGCCATATCAGCGACCGCCTCTGTCGAAAGCCTATATCACGGGCGCGGCCGGGCCTGAGAGCCTCTTCTTCCGGCCGGAAAAATTCTATGCCGACCAGAAGATCGAGCTGGTTTCCGACCGCGCCACCGCGATCGACCGCGCCGCGCGCAAGGTGAAATTGGCTTCGCGTGGCGTGCTCGACTACAGCCATCTGGTGCTCGCGACCGGCGCGCGCAACCGCCTCATCGAGCTGCCCAACGCCAATCTGGTGGACGTGAAATATCTACGCACCCTCGACGAGAGCGAAGCGCTGCGCGCCTGCATCGGTTCGCACCAGCGCGTGGTCGTCATTGGCGCCGGCTTCATCGGTCTCGAGTTTGCCGCGACCGCAAGGATTAAGGGGCTCGAGGTCGATGTAATCGAGCTCGCAAGCCGCGTGATGGCGCGCGCGGTGACGGCCGAAGTGTCGGACTATTTCCTGGAGCGCCATCGCGTGGCCGGCATCCGCATCCATCTCGGCGTGACGGCGACCGGCATCGAAGCCGCACGCGGCAGGGTGACTGGCGTGAGTCTCAGCGATGGCCGTCATCTGCCGGCGGATCTCGTTGTGGTCGGCGTCGGCGTACTGCCGAATGTCGAGCTTGCGGCGGAAGCAGGCCTGCCGGTCGCATCCGGTATCATCGTTGACGAGAATCTCTTAACTCCCGATCCAAATATCTCAGCCATCGGCGATTGCACGCTGTTTGCAAGCCAGCGCTTCGGGGGCCGGCAGCGGCTGGAGTCGGTGCAAAACGCCACCGACCATGCGCGCTGCGTGGCGGCGCGGCTGACCGGCGACGACAAGTCCTACGACGGCGAACCCTGGTTCTGGAGCGACCAGGGCGACGACAAGCTCCAGATCGCGGGCCTTACCGCCGGCTATGACCGCGTCGTGTTGCGCGGCGAGCAGGCGCAGAAGGCGTTCTCGGCCTTCTGCTACAAGGGCGACAAGCTTCTCGGCATCGAATCCATCAACCGCCCCGGCGACCACATGTTCGGCCGAAGGCTGCTCGGGATGCACCGCTCGATTTCGCCGGAGCAGGCGGCTGACCGAGGCTTCGATCTGAAAAAGGTCCTGGCGTAA
- a CDS encoding D-2-hydroxyacid dehydrogenase family protein yields MKVAILDDYQLVALYFADWSSVANRAEITVLEDHVADLNAVVKRLLPFDAICVMRERTPLPREVLERLPRLKLIASTGPRNSSIDVAAAKELGIRVTATGYRSTPTIEMTWALILASARQIVRDSNSVRKGGWQTSIGRELEGRVLGVLGLGNVGGQVARIGRAFGMKVIAWSQNMTPAVAEAAGATLVTKNELFHQADVLTMHVILSERTRGLVSSADIALMKPTSWLINTSRGPIVDEGGLVQALTSRSIAGAALDVFNTEPLPADHPFRTLDNVLATPHVGYVAEDLYRTFYSDVAASVAAWLDETVPKKKA; encoded by the coding sequence GTGAAAGTCGCGATTCTCGATGATTATCAACTGGTCGCGCTCTATTTTGCTGATTGGTCTTCTGTCGCTAACCGGGCCGAAATCACGGTGTTAGAAGACCACGTTGCCGATCTGAATGCGGTCGTCAAAAGACTACTGCCGTTCGACGCAATCTGCGTCATGCGGGAACGAACGCCGCTGCCGCGTGAAGTCCTCGAACGCCTACCTCGGCTCAAGTTGATAGCCTCGACTGGACCACGCAACTCCTCGATCGACGTGGCCGCGGCGAAGGAGCTTGGGATTCGAGTCACCGCGACCGGTTACCGGTCGACGCCCACAATCGAGATGACTTGGGCACTCATTCTTGCCAGCGCGCGCCAGATCGTCCGCGACAGCAATTCCGTCCGCAAAGGCGGTTGGCAGACCTCGATTGGACGTGAACTCGAAGGCAGGGTGCTGGGCGTGCTGGGTCTGGGCAATGTCGGCGGACAGGTCGCGCGCATCGGCCGCGCCTTCGGCATGAAGGTGATCGCCTGGAGCCAAAACATGACGCCCGCCGTGGCCGAGGCTGCGGGGGCAACGTTGGTCACGAAGAACGAGCTGTTCCACCAGGCCGACGTCTTGACCATGCACGTCATTCTGAGCGAGCGCACGCGCGGCCTTGTTAGCAGTGCCGATATCGCACTCATGAAGCCCACCTCCTGGTTGATCAACACGTCGCGCGGACCTATCGTCGACGAGGGCGGCCTTGTGCAAGCGTTGACGTCGCGCTCTATTGCAGGAGCCGCGCTCGACGTGTTTAACACCGAGCCCCTGCCGGCTGATCATCCGTTTCGAACGTTGGATAATGTGTTGGCCACGCCTCATGTGGGATACGTCGCGGAAGATCTCTATCGGACGTTCTACAGCGACGTGGCCGCGAGCGTCGCCGCCTGGCTCGATGAAACTGTGCCAAAAAAGAAAGCATGA
- a CDS encoding LysR family transcriptional regulator, translating into MELRQIDCFLAVATDLHFGKAAERLSVAQSSVSEAIRALEHEVGGPLFVRTSRRVQLTPLGEKLRRGVEPAALVLRATLEDCRKIALNQSNRVRIGFVGGGLYDLTLPFIRHLKSKFQIDVDWVELSLLDQFEAVAAGKVDAAFCRLPLSHDGLVQCVVLFENKRKLIVSTDHRLANRDLVDPEELALETLPTLPDNHQLGPWTAFHFPDHTPSGRPIDRGPVVETVREMFAVVKSGEVVALMSAAAERYYSDPGVRYIDIDVPPVGTALVRRRADRRRVILDLEECSRDVAANH; encoded by the coding sequence ATGGAGCTGCGGCAGATCGACTGTTTCCTCGCGGTTGCTACTGATCTGCATTTCGGGAAAGCAGCTGAGAGGCTCTCTGTCGCTCAGTCTTCCGTCTCCGAAGCAATACGGGCTTTGGAGCATGAGGTGGGAGGACCGCTTTTTGTAAGAACGAGCCGGCGAGTGCAGTTGACGCCACTTGGCGAGAAATTGCGCCGGGGCGTAGAGCCGGCGGCGCTGGTGCTTCGTGCCACACTTGAGGATTGCCGCAAGATTGCACTTAATCAGTCCAACCGAGTAAGGATCGGATTCGTCGGCGGCGGTCTATATGACTTAACGTTGCCGTTTATCAGGCATCTCAAAAGTAAATTCCAAATCGACGTCGACTGGGTGGAGCTCTCCCTTTTAGACCAGTTTGAAGCGGTTGCAGCAGGCAAGGTCGATGCTGCGTTCTGCAGGCTTCCGCTTTCCCACGATGGTCTCGTCCAATGTGTGGTACTGTTCGAGAACAAACGAAAATTGATCGTGTCGACCGATCATAGGCTTGCGAACAGAGACTTGGTTGATCCTGAGGAATTGGCGCTCGAAACCCTCCCGACGCTGCCAGACAATCATCAGTTGGGACCTTGGACAGCATTTCATTTCCCCGATCATACTCCTTCTGGGCGCCCCATCGATCGAGGACCTGTCGTAGAGACTGTCCGTGAAATGTTCGCGGTCGTTAAGTCTGGCGAAGTGGTGGCTCTCATGAGCGCTGCCGCGGAGCGATACTATTCTGACCCCGGCGTGAGATATATCGACATTGACGTCCCCCCCGTGGGGACCGCCCTCGTGAGGCGTCGAGCCGATCGGCGACGCGTGATCTTGGATCTTGAGGAATGCTCACGCGACGTGGCGGCGAACCACTGA
- a CDS encoding cupin domain-containing protein produces the protein MKPIIEKLDFAPRMTASIARYADRNFDWNAFPGNERYVGLERAAARFVGNSLSSKIDDPHALKPEHFTVVLVHQPPTKYAPLHSHDMEESYLVFGGVSTVGWERDGELVEVRLGLKDMISVPVNVPHGLRNDGVEPVQFSVVAESGRADKTRYHAHPRDTDPALAARLGVQLEKIMPFNPLDSHPLQQLMAQNVVRYTDQIPSWDPAGFARKIYVGEGAVVPWSNRKELIFVPCGKGVKGYVRDVEDVYFVTEGVLTVGWEENGRVHEARLGRKDVILNPAGQPHYFRNEGTERCEFFMLVGSKEPERVKFQAR, from the coding sequence ATGAAGCCAATCATTGAAAAACTGGATTTTGCCCCTCGGATGACGGCGTCGATCGCCCGATACGCCGATCGTAATTTCGATTGGAATGCGTTTCCCGGGAACGAACGATACGTGGGGCTCGAGCGTGCTGCGGCTCGCTTCGTTGGAAACAGCCTTTCGTCAAAGATCGACGATCCGCATGCGCTGAAGCCGGAGCACTTCACGGTTGTGCTGGTCCACCAGCCGCCGACCAAATATGCCCCGCTGCACTCGCACGATATGGAAGAATCGTATCTCGTCTTCGGCGGAGTTTCGACTGTCGGCTGGGAGCGGGATGGCGAACTGGTTGAAGTAAGGCTTGGCCTGAAGGACATGATCTCCGTTCCGGTCAACGTCCCGCATGGATTGCGTAATGACGGGGTGGAACCGGTTCAGTTTTCAGTGGTTGCGGAGTCTGGCAGGGCGGACAAGACACGTTACCATGCGCACCCAAGGGATACCGATCCGGCGCTGGCGGCACGTCTCGGTGTTCAGCTCGAAAAAATCATGCCGTTCAATCCCTTAGATTCGCATCCCCTGCAGCAGCTTATGGCCCAAAATGTCGTTCGCTATACCGACCAAATCCCTAGTTGGGATCCAGCGGGATTTGCTCGCAAGATATATGTCGGTGAGGGCGCGGTCGTGCCGTGGTCCAACCGCAAGGAGCTGATTTTCGTGCCTTGCGGGAAGGGCGTGAAGGGTTATGTCCGCGATGTCGAGGACGTCTATTTCGTCACCGAAGGCGTGCTTACAGTGGGCTGGGAGGAGAACGGTCGGGTTCATGAGGCTCGGCTGGGTCGGAAGGACGTAATATTAAATCCGGCAGGCCAGCCTCACTATTTCCGCAACGAAGGCACGGAACGCTGTGAATTCTTTATGCTGGTCGGCTCGAAGGAGCCCGAACGCGTAAAGTTCCAGGCGCGTTAG
- a CDS encoding NADP-dependent oxidoreductase — MSALSTKRIVLAARPVGKAKEDDFRLEQAPVSDPGAGQLLLRTRYLSLDPYMRGRMEEAVAIGDVMVGQSVVDVLVSNHPSYKAGDVVLAQTGWQTLSISNGERLRKLDAADFPITTGLGVLGMPGFTAYVGMRLIGQPKRGETVVVAAASGPVGSLVGQLARIAGARAVGIAGGPDKCAFVKNKLGFDVAIDHRAPDLAQKLAVACPNGIDVYFENVGGAVWAAAWPLLNRLARVPVCGLVSQFGQQTPPGPDRLPATMRQILVKGLTVRGFINSDFLDQFSDFQREVSAGVSSGQIKYREDVIDGLENAPKAFIGMLEGRNFGKVIIRVAD, encoded by the coding sequence ATGAGCGCCCTGAGCACCAAAAGGATCGTCTTAGCAGCCCGTCCCGTCGGTAAGGCGAAAGAAGATGATTTCCGTCTCGAACAGGCCCCTGTATCGGATCCCGGCGCCGGTCAACTGCTGCTGCGAACGCGGTATCTTTCGCTCGATCCATATATGCGCGGGCGCATGGAGGAGGCCGTTGCCATCGGCGACGTAATGGTGGGCCAAAGTGTGGTCGACGTACTCGTCTCGAATCATCCGAGTTACAAGGCCGGCGATGTGGTCCTCGCTCAGACCGGGTGGCAAACACTGAGCATTTCCAACGGTGAGAGGCTTCGCAAGCTAGACGCAGCCGATTTTCCGATCACCACCGGACTGGGTGTGCTCGGCATGCCTGGCTTTACCGCCTATGTGGGCATGCGGCTTATCGGGCAGCCGAAGCGCGGTGAAACGGTGGTAGTCGCCGCGGCGAGCGGGCCGGTCGGATCCCTTGTTGGTCAGCTTGCACGTATCGCTGGAGCACGAGCGGTGGGGATCGCTGGAGGACCAGATAAGTGCGCGTTCGTGAAAAATAAACTCGGATTCGACGTGGCGATCGATCATCGCGCGCCTGATCTTGCGCAGAAGCTTGCAGTGGCCTGCCCGAATGGCATCGATGTTTACTTCGAAAATGTGGGAGGTGCAGTCTGGGCAGCCGCGTGGCCCTTATTGAACCGTCTCGCGCGCGTACCCGTCTGTGGATTAGTTTCTCAATTCGGCCAACAGACTCCTCCGGGTCCGGACAGGCTGCCCGCGACCATGCGGCAGATCCTGGTAAAGGGTCTAACCGTGCGAGGTTTCATCAATTCGGATTTTCTCGACCAGTTTTCCGATTTCCAGCGTGAAGTCAGCGCGGGGGTCAGTAGTGGCCAGATCAAGTACCGAGAAGACGTCATCGATGGATTAGAGAATGCGCCAAAAGCCTTCATAGGTATGCTCGAAGGCCGCAACTTCGGAAAGGTGATTATCCGGGTCGCTGACTGA
- a CDS encoding LysR family transcriptional regulator, with protein sequence MADANWDLFRLFFAVARSGSVNRAADSLGMSQPTLSRRLRELERYVGAPLFFRTPSGVKLTQEGEDLRSSAGDMMLAFESFHRDLRSHVGRRSSVVRISATEGLTKHWLLPRVKKLRDLNNRVHLEITATVQQQGVATSDLDFVIRMGDPGESELIGKRVANVSFGLFASEGYLAIHSAPRSLAELEDHDIIGSASDFPTMQSERAGQMPLLTRFRAAAEARSVLDVSPMASRFEAVAEGLGLAFLAVPFALAENLVRVLPQESTSMNVWLLRRRESDLRKLTREVRRFLEDEFSQSKDWLLGEQRKRKLVRRKQ encoded by the coding sequence GTGGCAGACGCAAACTGGGACCTGTTCCGACTGTTCTTTGCTGTTGCCCGAAGCGGCAGCGTGAATCGCGCTGCTGATAGTCTTGGTATGAGTCAACCTACGCTAAGCCGGCGCCTGAGAGAGCTAGAACGCTATGTTGGAGCCCCTCTATTCTTTCGCACACCGTCGGGAGTCAAACTGACACAGGAGGGTGAGGATCTTCGCAGCTCTGCAGGTGATATGATGCTCGCGTTTGAATCGTTTCATCGTGACCTTCGCTCACACGTTGGTCGAAGATCGTCGGTTGTGCGAATATCCGCAACAGAGGGGTTAACGAAGCATTGGCTCTTGCCGCGCGTAAAGAAACTGCGCGATCTGAACAATCGCGTTCACCTCGAAATTACGGCGACGGTTCAACAGCAAGGCGTCGCCACGAGCGATCTCGATTTCGTCATCAGGATGGGGGATCCTGGTGAAAGTGAATTGATTGGAAAACGGGTAGCGAATGTATCGTTTGGGCTGTTCGCATCTGAAGGATATCTGGCCATACATTCGGCGCCGCGGTCGCTGGCGGAGCTTGAAGATCATGACATCATCGGCTCTGCTTCTGATTTTCCCACTATGCAAAGTGAACGTGCCGGCCAGATGCCATTGTTGACCCGCTTCCGAGCAGCCGCGGAGGCGCGGAGTGTATTGGACGTCTCGCCAATGGCGAGCCGCTTCGAAGCCGTGGCAGAAGGACTTGGTTTGGCGTTTCTTGCCGTTCCGTTTGCGTTGGCTGAGAACCTTGTCCGGGTGCTTCCTCAGGAATCCACCTCGATGAATGTTTGGCTGTTGCGTCGGCGGGAAAGCGATCTTAGAAAACTCACGCGAGAGGTACGGCGATTCCTTGAAGACGAGTTCTCTCAATCAAAGGATTGGCTATTGGGCGAACAGCGAAAACGCAAGCTGGTCAGGCGCAAGCAATAA